A genomic stretch from Malus domestica chromosome 15, GDT2T_hap1 includes:
- the LOC103425666 gene encoding uncharacterized protein isoform X1, protein MRENTRENMSNRNSHPRPAGSKGFPKPQKVFVPKNPDHNNPIPREPNPNPTLSTSLRQSLSKQQSNPETSPAASAPPSGSRVRMGEKGEWVPSRAQGGNFVSYLPQDEAVAAGLGANEGGLDALESQRVVDLLNRELSRLLKLNPKEFWRQVASDASLHEFLDSFLQFRSRWYDFAHRGAKELVAGVIVGEFELSRRVFMVLYRISSNRDPGARLADILSPKDHEVLLQEKKLLGLPTLLDICAIYGHENEDLTRVLVGNAVKAHTRIHDNLTAVASHFLSIVQTMYQRSSSALETLFSHGNSGVHGSSRLLADLLEVSCFLFLLIELIRTTDSILILPLLLFST, encoded by the exons ATGAGAGAGAACACGAGAGAGAACATGTCGAACCGAAACTCTCACCCCCGGCCAGCCGGAAGCAAGGGTTTCCCAAAACCCCAAAAGGTCTTCGTCCCCAAGAATCCAGACCACAACAATCCAATCCCTCGAGAGCCCAATCCCAACCCCACGCTCTCCACCTCACTCCGGCAATCGCTCTCCAAGCAGCAATCCAATCCCGAAACTTCCCCCGCTGCTTCGGCACCGCCGTCGGGGAGCAGGGTTCGGATGGGGGAGAAAGGAGAGTGGGTGCCGAGCAGAGCTCAGGGTGGCAATTTCGTAAGTTACTTACCTCAGGACGAGGCGGTGGCGGCTGGGCTGGGCGCCAACGAAGGTGGATTGGACGCCCTGGAGTCGCAAAGAGTGGTGGATCTTCTTAACAGAGAGCTCTCTCGCTTGCTGAAGTTAAACCCAAAGGAGTTTTGGCGACAAG TGGCTAGTGATGCATCGTTGCATGAATTTCTGGATAGCTTCCTACAGTTTAGGAGCAGGTGGTATGATTTCGCTCATCGCGGCGCCAAGGAATTGGTGGCGGGGGTCATTGTTGGGGAGTTCGAATTGAGCCGGCGTGTTTTTATGGTGTTATATCGAAT ATCTTCTAATAGGGATCCTGGCGCTCGTCTTGCTGATATTCTCAGTCCAAAAGATCATGAAG TTCTTTTGCAGGAGAAGAAGTTGCTGGGCTTGCCTACGTTGTTAGACATATGTGCTATATATGGCCATGAAAATGAAGATTTGACCAGAGTGCTG GTTGGCAATGCAGTGAAAGCTCATACTAGGATCCATGACAATTTGACTGCAGTTGCATCACATTTCCTTAGCATTGTCCAAACAATGTACCAACGTAGCAGCTCAGCCTTGGAG ACCCTTTTTTCCCATGGAAACTCTGGAGTACATGGATCCAGCCGTCTTCTTGCTGATTTATTGGAAGTGAGTTGCTTTCTCTTCTTATTGATTGAACTTATTAGGACAACTGattccatcctcatcctcccTCTACTCCTTTTCAGTACTTAG
- the LOC103425666 gene encoding uncharacterized protein isoform X2: MRENTRENMSNRNSHPRPAGSKGFPKPQKVFVPKNPDHNNPIPREPNPNPTLSTSLRQSLSKQQSNPETSPAASAPPSGSRVRMGEKGEWVPSRAQGGNFVSYLPQDEAVAAGLGANEGGLDALESQRVVDLLNRELSRLLKLNPKEFWRQVASDASLHEFLDSFLQFRSRWYDFAHRGAKELVAGVIVGEFELSRRVFMVLYRMDPGARLADILSPKDHEVLLQEKKLLGLPTLLDICAIYGHENEDLTRVLVGNAVKAHTRIHDNLTAVASHFLSIVQTMYQRSSSALETLFSHGNSGVHGSSRLLADLLEVSCFLFLLIELIRTTDSILILPLLLFST; this comes from the exons ATGAGAGAGAACACGAGAGAGAACATGTCGAACCGAAACTCTCACCCCCGGCCAGCCGGAAGCAAGGGTTTCCCAAAACCCCAAAAGGTCTTCGTCCCCAAGAATCCAGACCACAACAATCCAATCCCTCGAGAGCCCAATCCCAACCCCACGCTCTCCACCTCACTCCGGCAATCGCTCTCCAAGCAGCAATCCAATCCCGAAACTTCCCCCGCTGCTTCGGCACCGCCGTCGGGGAGCAGGGTTCGGATGGGGGAGAAAGGAGAGTGGGTGCCGAGCAGAGCTCAGGGTGGCAATTTCGTAAGTTACTTACCTCAGGACGAGGCGGTGGCGGCTGGGCTGGGCGCCAACGAAGGTGGATTGGACGCCCTGGAGTCGCAAAGAGTGGTGGATCTTCTTAACAGAGAGCTCTCTCGCTTGCTGAAGTTAAACCCAAAGGAGTTTTGGCGACAAG TGGCTAGTGATGCATCGTTGCATGAATTTCTGGATAGCTTCCTACAGTTTAGGAGCAGGTGGTATGATTTCGCTCATCGCGGCGCCAAGGAATTGGTGGCGGGGGTCATTGTTGGGGAGTTCGAATTGAGCCGGCGTGTTTTTATGGTGTTATATCGAAT GGATCCTGGCGCTCGTCTTGCTGATATTCTCAGTCCAAAAGATCATGAAG TTCTTTTGCAGGAGAAGAAGTTGCTGGGCTTGCCTACGTTGTTAGACATATGTGCTATATATGGCCATGAAAATGAAGATTTGACCAGAGTGCTG GTTGGCAATGCAGTGAAAGCTCATACTAGGATCCATGACAATTTGACTGCAGTTGCATCACATTTCCTTAGCATTGTCCAAACAATGTACCAACGTAGCAGCTCAGCCTTGGAG ACCCTTTTTTCCCATGGAAACTCTGGAGTACATGGATCCAGCCGTCTTCTTGCTGATTTATTGGAAGTGAGTTGCTTTCTCTTCTTATTGATTGAACTTATTAGGACAACTGattccatcctcatcctcccTCTACTCCTTTTCAGTACTTAG